GTCTCAGAAGTTGCAAATGTCAAGGTTATTTGATAGATTGTGGAAATGCTGGTTTAACAGATATTACTCGTCTTTTCTCGGCATCAACTCGAGTTCTCAATCTGTCTTGTAACAAAATTATCTTGGACACGacgacatttttttcatacgTCTATCTTCGTATGCTCAACATATCCTCCAATGAATTGTCTTATCTTTTGCCAAATACGTTTTCAAGCCTGCACAATCTATTTACACTAGACTttacatataataatataacaacattatcaacaaataCATTCACTGGTTTGTATAGTTTGAAAGAATTATTCATATCTGGGAACCCTCTGCGTCTTTTAGAGGTAGATACCTTTCAAGATTTGAAATCGCTGAAAATTCTTGATCTTCAAGGACTTTCCTTGTCGGTGCTTGGTATGAATGTATTTCGAGGTTTATTAACATTACAGTCGTTGAATATCAGCCGTAACAGAATCCATTATATTTCGCTTTACGCATTTTCCGGGTTAGCTACACTTGAAACACTTGATATAACCAACAATTACGAAGTTATTTCTGTCAACCGAAaggtttttcaaaatctgacaGCATTAGTCTTTTTAACGTctgatgcttacaaattttgctgcatggcacCGAATGTTGACCACTGCCTTCCtgaagctgatcaattttcctcctgttctgatctgatgggtaacacagtCCTAAGAGTTATCATTTGGGTTATCGCTACATTCAGTTTCTTTGCTAATGGAATTGTCATTTCTCTTCGTGTTCATGCAATTCGATTCTCTTCCTCAAATCCATCTTCAAACATCATTATCGTCAATGTTGCTCTGTGTGATTTCCTGATGTCTGTATATTTGTTCTTGATCGCTGGAGCTGATTACAATTATAAAGGTATCTACTTTCTCCACTCAGATTCATGGACGGACAGTTTGTTTTGTCGTCTTGCTGGGATCTTGGTGTCCATATCTTGCGAAGGTTCGTTGATATTTCTGCTCATCATGACGCGTTATAGATTTTCCAATATTGTGAATCCATTTTCTGGGAACCGCGTCGTATCACATGTGTCCATGATTTGCGGTCTATGTTGGCTTGTCTTTGGTGTTATTGCAGCACTACCACTTGTACCTTTCCCATACTTTGGAAACAATTTCTATGGTACTACTGGAGTTTGTTTAccaatgaatttgatttcaattgatgtcaacgcctggcaatattcgtttgctattttttctatttcgaaCTCTGTAATACTTGCTACAATAATGGCGACCTATGCACAAATGTacagactcgtatctggaagcagaTCTGGTTCGGGTAGAGCTGATCCTACCGAGCTGATTTTGGCACGCAggagtttggtgataaatctctgtaatctattttgctggctgccgATAATtaccgttcagttttgcgcggtATTTCGtgtagaaataccgaatcaggtggcggcttggTTGGCGAttcttttcttaccgatcaaTTCGTCCCTGAATCCACTTCTTTACACCATACTGACTATTGATTTGAAATCCATTCTGGCGAAGACTAAACGCCGCCCAAATCAACTGGACacataaagaaaaaatcactTACGGCCGGGGTAGCATGTATTGCCCAAACGCACCCACTTCACTAATATTCTATCCTAGTTCTTTGGTACTGGTGCTATTCGTTATGATGATGTATGTTTACGTCTcctagtatatatatatattagttaGTTTGATAAGTCGTATAATCTGCTATACTCTGATATCAGTCTCTCGATCAGTATATAAGTTATGGGAcctcctccctcggcagggattcgaaccttatGGAATCGCTACACTAATCGCCACGGTATCGAAACCTGGCAAATTTCTCGGAAGAACAATAAATGGAAAagcccgggctaaaataaaacgggatttccgATTGGCTAATACTGACATCATTGGCTAGCTTAATGAATGGACTGGTGGGCGCTGAGCGGGAACctgtccgcccaagaaatcGTAGGCGATGTAATAGACCAACGAAgggtttgcggccagggtttgtatTGGCGTGAGCTCGAGCGGGCTGCAATCAAAACCTGTCAAGCGACTGACAAGCGAGGATGATGGGCAGAACGAACACCATTCGTGTTATTCATAAAATTatcgttatatatatattcacaaTTTAAGTAGGCAAATTATAGCAAATCACATGTTGCTGAAATATCCTCTTAATCTTTGATTCAGTCCTCACAGTTGTGCTGCCCCAATCTAGGAAAACATTTTCGGGTAAACTCatgaattctttattttagACATTAAACCAGATAATCACGAATCCAGGCTACGGACAAAtcttatgtacttcgatttaaacaaagatttctgtaaattcgacTGCCTATCACACATCTTCACATATTCGAATTCAATATCAAACAACCTTTATGGTTTCCGGCAGGTCTGGAGGGTTTGTAATGGACACCAAATGAAAACAATACAAACGAAAAAGCAAATCAAATAGATAACAAAGTGGATCAAATTCCTCGTTTTGGCGTAGGCGCCTGAATGGAACCTTGTTTTGGGTGGGGGGTGCCCAAACGAAGTTCCATACTTGTCTAATGCGCTCTAGCGTTAATTAATTTGCTTATTAGGAATTTTGCGTGTATGGCTATAATCATGGCGAACTTTTCTGCGCctttacaaatatatattttatttttgcttCTGATTGTGGTATCAAAATTCGTACGTTTGCTTGCATTAGACATATCAAAACTGTATTTCATCCAAGGCCGTATGTTAGACGTAAATTCTGATAGTTGATTGCCATTAAAGTTAATTCTAAAGCAACACTCGTTTCAAAGACATAGAATCATAACCAGGATAGCATATTTTCGACATCATAATTAATTAGCTTTATTTCATAGAATACATTCGTCCCTATTTGTGGCAGTCATCGCGTTCCTCGAAGATTTCAATTCTCCGACGAGTTGTTAAGGATGTTGAAATGCTAACTACTGTATCGTCATCCTTCTTTAatgaaatctttgaatatttgcaCGAGCTATACACCAATACAACGTCCAATACATTTCACATTCATGATCCTTTTTTATCACGCATATATGTAACAGCTTACCGTAGGGCCtacgacgcagggaaacacaGAAACACACGGAAGCAATGTTTCATCTCGGAAACGATGTTCACGAAACTATGTTTCTAGTTTCTCGTAAACGACACGAGAAAACGCTCGGaaacatatttcttctgttttcGTGTTTCTCGGcttcgtgtgcgttgggcttaaaGCACGGggcgaaattgaaaattcttggAAATGGATAAACTTCCCTTTGAATAGTACGCCATTACTGAAGTGCATTTTGCCTTATGATCCGAACAGAAAAGAGAAATGAAAGTAAGTTGATTATATGCCATCTACCAGTTGTAATACTTTTTATTCGATTATGATATTGAACATTTATTCGTTGTTATTGCTCTAAGTACAACATCGTCCATCTATTTTTGGACAACATCGTGGGTTCGTTGACCACCACCAGTATGTACCGCAATTATTTCTGCGCCAACAAGGTGTTCCTCTTCTTTGCCTCATCCGAATTTCTGTTGATAGAAATGCTCGTAGAGCCGtgtttgaaattgtttgaaaaattcatcagaTATAACAGATATATAATTTTGTACCAAGTAAAACGATTAGATTAATTTCATGCCGGAtgtaacgaactatcggttataacgaacatactTTCTGGTCCCGCGAAATTCGCCGTAACGAGGTTTCACTCTGTAAAGAAGTAAGATAagatagattattttattaCTCTCCAACCATTTTCATGGTACGTGGaggaaaaaatgattttgtttacaaatatttacacatcaagaaaaaatttaaagattttgaataacataACAAggttatttacaatatatacaaatacagtTTACTATTTACAATCGTCAGACTACATGAGGGAcctatatacatctaaaccATCTCTAATGAATTGtgctaattgaaaatttggagTTTTTTATACCGTATATCAAAGTTTCTAAATGCGTCTAAATTCGGAATGGTTTTGCGGGTACAGAAGGGTACAATCAAAGAGAAAATGGAATTCAATTTCCGTGTTTTTAACGCCCTCTAGTTGATTTTCAGTGAACTAAAGATACAAACGGTTCATTGCGTAGGATTGATGGAAGTTATCGAAGCCAATGAGTCAGCTGCAGTAGTTGAGGGTCCATGTCATTGTGATGTTGTGTTTGACAATAATACTGATGAGAGAGTCCTccacaatataaacacaaagCAAAAGAAAGCCAATACAACTTTACATCAACTTTACAATaacttattttattttctattcttcatagattataacattttctatcCATGATTCATATGAGTGGAgtttattagttttttctCTTGGTTTATGGACGGAATTTCTGAAGCACTTTTACTAATTTAAACTATATATTAATTTTCCAATTCACTTACATTTATAccaaacaaaatatcaacttAAAAAACCTTTGGAAGTTCATAAAAAAACATAAcaatcatcattaaaaaattttcattataagtGTTTTCCGTGGACACCATACCCACATGGCAAGTGGTTTGCTCAACAATTTGACAATTTAAATATTCGATGTCCCTGGTGAATATATACAGAAACCAACAACTTAATTGAACTCGCCacataatagaaaatatcatgagctacaattttgtaatcgTTTCTGGTAACAGAATATGCCAACATATTAAGATAATATGGAACCACATGTTAATGTTAAATTAACCTTAATTAAATTAACcttaatttctaaattctgaAAACTTCACTGAAGAACCGGGCTCCGAACCTAGTTGAGTAATGAGAGGTTGTCGGGTTACGGTACTCGACGTTTTTAAATGAAGAATAGTTTAATTCACTCGTACGACCGGTAACAATCCTTGACCTTGGccttttttgttatttttacgACTCGACGTTGATTGAGAAATTTCtagtttcattttttcatttttctcgacGAGACTCGTGACGTGGTGCGGCGGTTTCATCGCGTCCAGTTTCGGCGATTTCGGGAATTTCAGCAGATTCGACACTTTATTCAACAACgttcttgaaaatgaaataaaaccatggCAGATAATGTGTATTGGTAGATGATTTTCAAGTGAAATTCTGGTTAGTTATACCAACTGCATTCAATCTTATCCATACAGTTTGATTAGAAAAACTTACTCGACTTGCGCTTTGACATCATTGATATATAACTGATCTTCATCAATCTCTCGCGGAGGTAACAACTCCGGATGCAACAACTGTAAAGTAAACATACAACTCAAAGAATTCATTTCtgcgaaaaaagaaaataaggattgggctaaacaaaaatgatacctcgtttctccgcagcggccgggtcatttttgtaaaatatgataaaatttataaacagttcatttctatagcggccgggtctgttatggtaaaattgatcacgatttaaaaaaagagtaatgtatagggtagataggcggctggccgggtcaacatttaagctcagcagagcggggaaacaaggtatcaattttttttagccttgcGCTCAgcctttatttcattcatttcttcTAACAACTCCTAGTGCTGATGAAACACCACAAACAGGAGCTAAAAATCTTATTATCTCTGCAGAATTTACAAATTGAAGATTGAGCTCAGctattcagttcatttctttttgtaaaatattccGAAAACTACTTTTTTTCttctctattttcaaaatcatctgCAATCATATACCTTCTCATTGATTCAAGGCATAATTGTAATATGAAGATGTTCTAGAAGTAGTTTAGTTACCTTCAACCTTGTGCCGACGTTGAAACGACAGCTTTTATCCTTTGCGCGGAAAGTTAACGCTATTTTCTCTTGGCTGATTACTCGTATGCTCAAGAAGCTGTTGACGGCGAAACAGATCGGTTGAAACGGCGGCGCGTGAACGTGTGTCAGGAAATCTTTCCACGTCCAACGTCGCTTACGAGCTCCCTGCATGTCGTGTTCGATTCCACCTAGTTGATCGAGATGcaacctgaaatgaaaataaatcgtttaaaatatttctaaatttcaaatGAACTGCTCGAGCACAGCCCACGGGAGGACTGTGGATATGTGTTTAAGTTCTAAATCCCGGTAGTAGCAGAGTTTCCTCGGTCAATGGTTCTTCTCTGACCTCTTCCTACCAATTGAGAAAGATCTTTCTTCAGAAGAACTCGACATGAAGAACGTTTGTGCCCATCTTTCATATTGGAACTGGATTAAAGTCCACACGTATGTGAAATCTGAAAGGTTTATACTTGTCTATTCACCTGAGAGATCCATTTTGATAGTAACAGCAGCCATATCCCGACGGCTCAAACGAAGCTAACAGAGGAGGCAGTAATCCACAGTCATCGTGCACGACATACGACAACTGACCACGATTTATACGACATATAACAATAGCAATATTTCCTGATGGATAACTGAATAATGAATGTCAAGGAAGATGCTACAAAGGGTCAGAGTTGAGTGGTAGGTGTTCCACTCCAAGAAGCCAAGTTTCACGCAGgagtaaaataaaactagtttACACAAGACCCAACCCTGGTTTATTGAAAGGATACAAGACGTTTCCGGAACCGTCTGGGAATATTGTAAGAAATTTTTTGCCATTGCCATAAAATCGTTGAATAAGCATCCGTCTGCGCCCCTAAAACAGAAGTAAACTTTCAGCAAGTGCATCGTAAGCGAATCGAAATTCCACAATAATGGCAGTGTAACCGGGTCGTGTTAAGCAAATCAGGGAGCCTAATATCCGGTTGCTAATGTACATGTACCTTTATGGCGTGAGGACGCCAAGCTTTCGATTGACGCTCAGTGTCGAGACCCTCTCCGTCGGCAGCATCCAAACGATCCCCGAATTCCAAGTCGTCCTCATCACCGAACTCAGACGTAAGCGGCTCAGCTTCAAATACATCCGCTAATTTATCTTGATCACCCAGCGGCGAGGGAGGCCGAACTGTCCAACCCTCTTCGAGACATTTCTGAGATGATAGTTGGTAGTTGATTGTCTTCATTTGTCTCGCAACTGAAAACATTTCGTAATCTAATTAAACTCATTCATTAATAAGATCAGTTCatcttcaattttcaaattatttctgagaatcaaatcttaaccaacttttaagaaaatggtaaCTGGAACTGGATTTTGGTATTTTAGAACTACCACCAGCAAAATTTCATGCAGTAATGCCAAGCGATGTACATGTATGTTCGAAATTAAAAAGCAGAGAAAATTTCTTTAGATCATGCAATAAAGACCTTAATATCCTTAGTTCGTAAGACCCTTATCAAACTTCATTAAAAAATGCAATTTTTAGGCAGGGGGTTAACCTCATGAAAAGGTTCTAACTTCAAgaataaaagagaaaaaatgaaaacttttttttagaaGTCAGAACATAACCTTTCTCGAGTAATCATGCCTATTATTTAAcatatatactggtaaaacCAGCATCCGCAAGCAATCATGGTCTAGTTATTCATATTGTATTGGGGAAAGACAGTTGGGCTTAAAAGCTTAATATTTTGTAATACAAAGTACCAGAAGACCCAGCTTCACAAAAATGCTTTAAAACCCTTCATATGGacatgaaattaatgaaacgaCCATTGTGTGATAGAATTACTGGTTTCTCAGGTAAACGGAGAACGGAACTCCTGAAAACACGCAAGTCTAGAAGGTCAAATAATTGAAGTCTGAGAGGCTGGTCtagacctacgagcaattatctaacgAGATGATTGCTCATGGCCTAGACTGAAGATTGACAGCTGTAATAATCCAACTTTACTACAACTCGATTAATTAAACTAAACGAATTGCAGcctaaaatcatattttgtgaaactgagtcctgtagcGAAAGTGGAAAACTTAAGCTACTTTGACTAGTAGCTTTCGCCCCTGAGAGAGTATTATAGCTACGAGACATTAAGCAATGAATTTTCAACGTTAATGTCGTTTTTCTTACTATTGATTACTGACTCGACACGTGAAGATGCTGAAAAATACAtctgaatcattttaatattACATCCTGTTATTCTGTTGCAAAGTTGTGGGGGTAAATTCAACATTGCCATATCTGGGTAAACGTACCTGATACCCTTACaactaaattttcaaaaaatataatcaaCTTAAACTGACAAAATGCATACAACATTCCGAACTCATGAATGGGTATTAAGTAAAAAGGAAACTGAAGTAAAAGCAGTCgaatcttgatttttagttcaGTTATACATAAGTGGAAGATGGAAATTGGAAGGCAGTCCAGCATTGCTGAAAGGCAATGAATGCAGAATAGCATAATTGGAAGGCGGACCAACATGGTTGAAAGGCATTCCAACATGGTTGGAAGGCATTCAAACATGGTTGGAAAGCAGTCCAATATGACCGCAAGGCATTGCAGCATGATTGGAAGGCAGGCAATGAAGGTAACCCAGCACCACTGGTAGACAATCCAACATGAGTGGAAAGcatgaattgattattttcagtaaattttcatgaaaagcTGATGATGCACCACTGGCTGAAGATTCGACCGCTAAAATCTTGAACAATGGAATAAGTGTAAGAAGTGATAGTAGAAATTAAACCTTGCGAAGTATCAACTCGACTCGGGCCCATTCTAGTGACTGGGATAGCGATTGGAGATGGCGCCAAATTACTGGCAGGTAACACCGATGCAGGATTGGGTGAAGGTGATACAGCAGTATCTGGAAGCTGGTGTTCTAAAAGCAAAAATTTAATAACCAGATACTTTTTTGTTTGGCATGGACATACATGCACATGTACGCATAACTAACATGCACATGTAATTGATTAGGATAATACACATACATGGATACATGCTAAATACATTGAAACCTTGTTATAACAAACTCgaatgaaacattttcaacCCAAATATGAAAATCTAATCAATTCGATATCGTACCTACGGATTACATCAAACAGATTTACTAAGTTAAGAAGTTTGTTGTAAAGAGGTTCCATTGTAAGATGAAAGAAGGTTTACCGGAATATTgaaagtacatgtatacagggAGAATAAGCTCGGATTATTTCTGGAAGGATAAACAAATACAGAATAATTCTGCATCAGAGAGTATGATAATATTAGGTGTAACAATCGACAGAATGGGTTCTTAATAGGTCTACAGTACAAATACGTATTACAGTTACAACCAGGCAAAATATCTAATGAGAAACTGGTCGACTATAGCACTTTACTAAATAGTTTTGAACCTTTAAAGCAACTACGGTAATTGGGATTATATGAACTAGTAGGTAGACATGTAGAACAAGGTTTTATACTTACGATCAGTAAACCTGCTCGCTGAGTCTGTCATAGCAATAAATGAatcaatatatgaatacatttttacattaccgTATATGAGATCAAAGGActatgaaatttaacaaaGACCTCTTCAGTAGGCTCCACCATTAAAAGTTGCTAGACTTGAGCGATATCAATGACAGATGGTATAGTCTTGAAGTAATCAttcaatgattactccaaggtataATTATGTAGCGTAAATGGGTCAGATaaatgtttcaaacaaacatCCCAGTTGAGCAGTTCTCCAAGTCAGTTAGATCCAACTTCAGCTGAATCTGCTGCACTAAGGTTCTAAGTTGAATTAGTAGACTGAGTCTGCTATTGTGATCAAAGGAGTATTTTTCTGAGGATTTATAGTATTTTCGGTACTTACTCGAGAAGAAGTTTGATTGTTGAGCACCGCTGGCAGATGCCTGAGCGACGGCCTGTTGTTTCTGAAGCTCTCGTTCTCTCATTCTGCAAAACATACAAAAAACACGTAACATAGTAGTAAtagagttcattttcaatcgttAATCCCTTAGAATGAGAATTCTTAGGGGCTAGTTTTATAGAGCAATAGGTTGAAAATCTGATACTTTCTCTAGCAAGATATCGAATTTGATAAATGCCTTATATCCCCTGCACCCCTCTCAGGATTAGAGAATTGATTCGACCAGGATAGATTCGCTGTTCATCTTAGAAACCGAAAATTACTAGTGTAATTACTACAGTTAGTGAATCTAACCCCTCTAGGTTAGAATGTTGCCTCAGACTGATATTCACCTGAGTTGAGCGCGTTCTCTCGCAGCTCGTCTGGCCTGTTTACTGCCGTACGGCGCGTGCGGTTTGATGCTGATTTTACGATCTCGTTCGTTCTCCTTCACGAGTGGATGCGTCAATGTGAACTGCACGAACTCACGATAACCATCGCAGCAGTAGAGTTCCTCCGGCGATTTCAGTTTTTGGTCCGACTGCGATGGGAATGGCTTCACCCCGTTGCTGCAAAAATGACATTTACCGCTAGCCATTTCATCCATGATCTCTCTAATGCCCTGTTGCTCCAACAGAACATCGGGATCTTCGAGTTCGACCATTTTTTCCTCTGATTCACGTTTGTACTGAAAGAGTGGAATATGtgaatgatatttcaaccTCAGAGCCTCGATTCACAAGATTCAAGCTATatagaaatctaaaattctTGTCTCAATTTGctatcaggtttgaatcccagGCAATTACTGTACACACAGTAGATCTAAACAGACACATGTATCATAGGCATTATGTAAGCTTTACACAAACAGATAGATAAATACATACCTGCAGTATTTGGGGTGGGCCAATACTGGGAAGcatatctttttcatttacatCGTCTATAACTTTATCATTCTCATCGATGTCTGAAAACTGTCAAGATGACATCGGTTTAGAAAACATGGTTAAGATAAAGCATTTAAAGCTTGTAATACAAGGAAATCAACGGAAGGAGCTATTTTACATCATATGAAATGAGTATTTTCTCCTGGATTTTCTAAGGAGTAATAGACACTGCATAGTGAAACTCCTGAGCACTAATATGTTGAATacaaacaattcaaagatgaaattataatgatttgaatgaTTAAGAAGCCCCAGAGTCCATCATCTGAtggttcaagttcaagttgaTTTGAAAACTATAACAACTGCGTTTACTTACATCAGAATCAGAACTAACATCCAGCATAGGTATACCATACTCATCATCAACAACAGCTTCTGGATAAACAGGACTCGATGAACTTTCTTTCACCGGTAATTCCGAAGACGACGCTTTTCGTTTCGGTTTCTTGGCAGTTTTTTTCATTCCTGATCCGGTTTCTGGTTGTGCTGAACCTGCTATTTTATTGTTGGTTATGTTATCTTTGGTTTCAGCTGCAAATAGAATATATCACAGATTTGGTATAAAATATAGATAGACTATTCTGATATTCGCCAAGACTAACTAGGATCTTAATTAGAAAATAagtatttagaattttttcattttcttatgAATGTTAGGACAACATAGAACAGTATGCAACATGACATAAAGAAACCATGCTAAATTCTACTGTATTCTggaaaatggttttttcaaaatgttctcgCAGAACCTCCACAATTTTTGGTATTTTTGGGATAGGCTCCTACAGTCTGAAAAAGGTCTAGAAAATGCATATtatctagaaatgaaaaagCTTGACTCCACACCTGGTTTCACAAAAGAAATTTACCACTGGATCTGAACTAAGATTTTGAGTTGGTAGCTGCAACGGGTTACTTACTTTGCTAAGTATGAGCTTG
This sequence is a window from Tubulanus polymorphus chromosome 9, tnTubPoly1.2, whole genome shotgun sequence. Protein-coding genes within it:
- the LOC141910777 gene encoding glutamate-rich protein 6-like isoform X2, yielding MDDQKPESTDNDERNARQPESAELTVENVRLLADDSKDNQEEEKSSFSKSQPDSTGASRQAVASESGELSFTKGKPLPPIGSRSFDGAIAEDTGTSELDNVDTSMKAPKTSESRASAKSSGSRSSKTVSFIDGESSRPATTKQVAKSVTKKLGIDGIEYTMVTIETQTEWSWLEDMKTRGNVAAPSQTTAESSTGRIAETKDNITNNKIAGSAQPETGSGMKKTAKKPKRKASSSELPVKESSSSPVYPEAVVDDEYGIPMLDVSSDSDFSDIDENDKVIDDVNEKDMLPSIGPPQILQYKRESEEKMVELEDPDVLLEQQGIREIMDEMASGKCHFCSNGVKPFPSQSDQKLKSPEELYCCDGYREFVQFTLTHPLVKENERDRKISIKPHAPYGSKQARRAARERAQLRMRERELQKQQAVAQASASGAQQSNFFSNSASRFTDPSSRVESVINIARQMKTINYQLSSQKCLEEGWTVRPPSPLGDQDKLADVFEAEPLTSEFGDEDDLEFGDRLDAADGEGLDTERQSKAWRPHAIKGRRRMLIQRFYGNGKKFLTIFPDGSGNVFYPSGNIAIVICRINRGQLSYVVHDDCGLLPPLLASFEPSGYGCCYYQNGSLRLHLDQLGGIEHDMQGARKRRWTWKDFLTHVHAPPFQPICFAVNSFLSIRVISQEKIALTFRAKDKSCRFNVGTRLKLLHPELLPPREIDEDQLYINDVKAQVETLLNKVSNLLKFPKSPKLDAMKPPHHVTSLVEKNEKMKLEISQSTSSRKNNKKGQGQGLLPVVRVN
- the LOC141910777 gene encoding uncharacterized protein LOC141910777 isoform X1 is translated as MDDQKPESTDNDERNARQPESAELTVENVRLLADDSKDNQEEEKSSFSKSQPDSTGASRQAVASESGELSFTKGKPLPPIGSRSFDGAIAEDTGTSELDNVDTSMKAPKTSESRASAKSSGSRSSKTVSFIDGESSRPATTKQVAKSVTKKLGIDGIEYTMVTIETQTEWSWLEDMKTRGNVAAPSQTTAESSTGRIGSGFTSIPDEEDGYTLTESSYADSDSDERDIGEHDEEPETKDNITNNKIAGSAQPETGSGMKKTAKKPKRKASSSELPVKESSSSPVYPEAVVDDEYGIPMLDVSSDSDFSDIDENDKVIDDVNEKDMLPSIGPPQILQYKRESEEKMVELEDPDVLLEQQGIREIMDEMASGKCHFCSNGVKPFPSQSDQKLKSPEELYCCDGYREFVQFTLTHPLVKENERDRKISIKPHAPYGSKQARRAARERAQLRMRERELQKQQAVAQASASGAQQSNFFSNSASRFTDPSSRVESVINIARQMKTINYQLSSQKCLEEGWTVRPPSPLGDQDKLADVFEAEPLTSEFGDEDDLEFGDRLDAADGEGLDTERQSKAWRPHAIKGRRRMLIQRFYGNGKKFLTIFPDGSGNVFYPSGNIAIVICRINRGQLSYVVHDDCGLLPPLLASFEPSGYGCCYYQNGSLRLHLDQLGGIEHDMQGARKRRWTWKDFLTHVHAPPFQPICFAVNSFLSIRVISQEKIALTFRAKDKSCRFNVGTRLKLLHPELLPPREIDEDQLYINDVKAQVETLLNKVSNLLKFPKSPKLDAMKPPHHVTSLVEKNEKMKLEISQSTSSRKNNKKGQGQGLLPVVRVN